The following proteins come from a genomic window of Burkholderia stabilis:
- a CDS encoding sensor histidine kinase — MKEQAAAPPAGGTARGGDAGAYDTIGDPHRQEAPTVTRRLLILVVLAAALAAACTLTWTITWRRGVAELQRNAAVRVDRTTNALKSTLDRYESLPYLLGSHPYVQDLLAEPKRGDYTARANRYLEDLNEHAHATVTYVIGADGLCVAASNWRTPESFVGIEYRFRPYFIDAMGGQVGRFFGIGTISRDPGYYISQPVWRDGKIAGVVVVKLNLEWFQGADASEPLVVADDHGVVFLSSVPAWKYHTLRPLTGPVAASIYETRQYAQQPVTPVPLRVEQVLGADAEIVRLGPGRRAPRFLASKRRIGEPDWLLVTLAPIAPVDADARNATIVTGFGFVSVALLAFYWRMRRARVREMIRGRALLQQAYAELNRRVEERTADLSEANEQLQKEVGDRIRAEQELRAAHDELIQASKLAALGQMAAGITHELNQPLAALRSFSDNTRVLLDRGEQAAARENLEAIAALTERMGKITNQLKLFVGRAKPRNERALVVRALRSVLSLLGDRLRGVALTLTLQDSTVSPAQDAPLDLARDYPELVARCEDLRLEQVLINLLGNALDAVAGVAAPAIEVTIAVSAATLAIEVRDNGAGIAPELLPRLFEPFFTTKEMGRGLGLGLAISSSIASDAGGALTARNAPSGGALFVLTLRRARTHHPDSVSEPAGSR, encoded by the coding sequence ATGAAGGAGCAGGCGGCGGCACCGCCCGCCGGCGGTACGGCGCGCGGCGGGGATGCGGGGGCCTATGACACAATAGGCGATCCGCATCGCCAGGAAGCCCCGACCGTGACGCGCCGCCTGCTCATCCTCGTCGTGCTTGCCGCCGCGCTCGCCGCGGCATGCACGCTCACGTGGACGATCACCTGGCGGCGCGGCGTCGCCGAACTGCAGCGCAACGCCGCGGTGCGCGTCGACCGCACCACCAACGCGCTCAAGAGCACGCTCGACCGCTACGAGTCGCTGCCCTATCTGCTCGGCAGCCATCCGTACGTGCAGGACCTGCTCGCCGAGCCGAAGCGCGGCGACTACACCGCCCGCGCGAACCGCTATCTCGAAGATCTCAACGAACACGCGCACGCGACCGTCACCTACGTGATCGGCGCGGACGGCCTGTGCGTCGCCGCCAGCAACTGGCGCACGCCCGAGAGCTTCGTCGGGATCGAATACCGCTTCCGTCCTTACTTCATCGACGCGATGGGCGGCCAGGTCGGCCGCTTCTTCGGGATCGGCACGATCTCGCGCGATCCCGGCTACTACATCTCGCAGCCCGTGTGGCGCGACGGCAAGATCGCGGGCGTGGTCGTCGTGAAGCTCAACCTCGAATGGTTCCAGGGCGCCGATGCGTCCGAGCCGCTCGTCGTCGCGGACGATCACGGCGTCGTGTTCCTGTCGTCGGTGCCCGCGTGGAAGTACCACACGCTGCGCCCGTTGACGGGGCCGGTTGCCGCATCGATCTACGAGACGCGCCAGTACGCGCAGCAGCCGGTCACGCCAGTGCCGCTGCGCGTCGAGCAGGTGCTCGGTGCCGATGCCGAGATCGTGCGCCTCGGGCCCGGCCGGCGCGCGCCGCGCTTCCTGGCCAGCAAGCGCCGGATCGGCGAGCCCGACTGGCTGCTCGTCACGCTCGCGCCGATCGCGCCCGTCGACGCCGATGCGCGCAACGCGACGATCGTCACGGGTTTCGGCTTCGTGTCGGTCGCGCTGCTCGCGTTCTACTGGCGGATGCGGCGCGCGCGCGTGCGCGAGATGATCCGCGGCCGCGCGCTGCTGCAGCAGGCGTACGCGGAGCTGAACCGGCGCGTCGAAGAACGCACGGCCGACCTGTCGGAGGCGAACGAGCAATTACAGAAGGAAGTCGGCGACCGGATTCGCGCGGAGCAGGAGCTGCGCGCCGCGCACGACGAACTGATCCAGGCGAGCAAGCTCGCCGCGCTCGGCCAGATGGCGGCCGGCATCACTCACGAACTGAACCAGCCGCTCGCGGCGCTGCGCAGCTTCTCGGACAACACGCGCGTGCTGCTCGATCGCGGCGAGCAGGCGGCCGCGCGCGAGAACCTCGAAGCGATCGCCGCGCTCACCGAGCGGATGGGCAAGATCACGAACCAGCTGAAGCTGTTCGTCGGCCGTGCGAAGCCGCGCAACGAGCGGGCGCTCGTCGTGCGCGCGCTGCGCAGCGTCCTGTCGCTGCTCGGCGACCGCCTGCGCGGCGTCGCGCTCACGCTGACGCTGCAGGATTCGACCGTGTCGCCCGCGCAGGACGCGCCGCTCGATCTGGCGCGCGACTATCCCGAACTCGTCGCCCGCTGCGAGGATCTGCGCCTCGAACAGGTGCTGATCAACCTGCTCGGCAACGCGCTCGACGCGGTCGCGGGCGTGGCCGCGCCCGCGATCGAGGTGACGATCGCGGTGTCGGCCGCGACGCTCGCGATCGAGGTGCGCGACAACGGCGCCGGCATCGCGCCCGAGCTGCTGCCGCGCCTGTTCGAACCGTTCTTCACGACGAAGGAAATGGGGCGCGGGCTCGGGCTCGGCCTCGCGATCTCGTCGTCGATCGCAAGCGACGCGGGCGGTGCGCTCACCGCGCGCAACGCGCCGTCGGGTGGCGCGCTGTTCGTCTTGACGCTGCGGCGCGCGCGCACGCATCATCCGGACTCCGTGTCCGAGCCGGCGGGCTCGCGCTAG
- a CDS encoding sigma-54-dependent transcriptional regulator, with amino-acid sequence MANRLQVIYIEDDALVRRASVQSLQLAGFDVVGFESAEAAEKAIVAEPAGVIVSDIRLPGASGLDLLAQCRERVPDVPVILVTGHGDISMAVQAMRDGAYDFIEKPFAAERLIETVRRALERRELVLENHALRRELAGQNVVAPRIIGRSPAIEQVRKLIANVAPTDASVLINGDTGAGKELIARSLHELSPRRDKPFIAVNCGALPEPMFESEMFGYEPGAFTGAAKRRVGKLEYASGGTLFLDEIESMPLALQVKLLRVLQDGVLERLGSNQPIRVNCRVVAAAKGDMSELVAAGTFRRDLLYRLNVVTIALPPLAERREDIVPLFEHFMLDAAVRYGRPAPVLTDRQRASLMQRDWPGNVRELHNAADRFVLGVADMPQETGASADEADNEQTLKERIEQFERAVIAEALNQTGGAVAATADRLHVGKATLYEKMKRYGLSAKGETER; translated from the coding sequence ATGGCCAACCGGCTGCAAGTGATCTATATCGAAGACGACGCGCTCGTTCGCCGGGCGAGCGTGCAGAGCCTGCAGCTCGCGGGGTTCGACGTCGTCGGTTTCGAGTCGGCCGAAGCGGCCGAGAAGGCGATCGTCGCCGAACCGGCCGGGGTGATCGTCAGCGACATCCGGCTGCCCGGCGCGAGCGGACTCGACCTGCTCGCGCAATGCCGCGAGCGCGTGCCCGACGTGCCGGTGATCCTCGTCACCGGGCACGGCGACATCTCGATGGCCGTGCAGGCGATGCGCGACGGCGCATACGACTTCATCGAAAAACCGTTCGCGGCCGAGCGCCTGATCGAGACGGTGCGCCGCGCGCTCGAACGGCGCGAGCTCGTGCTCGAGAACCACGCGCTGCGGCGCGAGCTGGCCGGGCAGAACGTCGTCGCGCCCCGCATCATCGGCCGCAGCCCGGCGATCGAGCAGGTGCGCAAGCTGATCGCGAACGTCGCGCCGACCGACGCGTCGGTGCTGATCAACGGCGACACGGGCGCGGGCAAGGAACTGATCGCGCGCAGCCTGCACGAGCTGTCGCCGCGCCGCGACAAGCCGTTCATCGCGGTGAATTGCGGCGCGTTGCCCGAGCCGATGTTCGAGTCGGAGATGTTCGGCTACGAGCCCGGCGCGTTTACCGGCGCCGCGAAGCGCCGGGTCGGCAAGCTCGAATACGCATCCGGCGGCACGCTGTTTCTCGACGAGATCGAAAGCATGCCGCTCGCGCTGCAGGTGAAACTGCTGCGCGTGCTGCAGGACGGCGTGCTGGAGCGGCTCGGCTCGAACCAGCCGATCCGCGTGAACTGCCGCGTCGTCGCGGCGGCGAAGGGCGACATGAGCGAGCTCGTCGCGGCCGGCACATTCCGGCGCGACCTGCTGTACCGGCTCAACGTCGTGACGATCGCGCTGCCGCCGCTGGCCGAGCGCCGCGAGGACATCGTGCCGCTGTTCGAGCATTTCATGCTCGACGCGGCCGTGCGCTACGGGCGGCCCGCGCCGGTGCTGACCGACCGGCAGCGCGCGAGCCTGATGCAGCGCGACTGGCCGGGCAACGTGCGCGAGCTGCACAACGCGGCCGACCGCTTCGTGCTCGGCGTGGCCGACATGCCGCAGGAAACGGGCGCGAGCGCCGACGAGGCCGACAACGAGCAGACGCTGAAGGAGCGCATCGAGCAATTCGAGCGCGCGGTGATCGCCGAGGCGCTGAACCAGACGGGCGGCGCGGTCGCCGCGACGGCCGACCGCCTGCATGTGGGCAAGGCGACGCTGTACGAGAAGATGAAGCGCTACGGGTTGTCGGCGAAAGGCGAAACCGAGCGCTGA
- a CDS encoding TlpA disulfide reductase family protein translates to MNTTPPARRSAGPTRYIVAAVVVAAIAVAGFFAFNGKSSVPDATFTLLSGQKVSTAGDLKGKVYLVNFWATSCATCMQEMPQMVDTYNRFKGQGLEFVAVAMNYDPPMYVANYAQTRQLPFKVALDDGSVAKQFGNVQLTPTTFVVDKNGKILKRYVGAPQFAELDALLKKALDSNAA, encoded by the coding sequence ATGAACACCACGCCTCCCGCCCGCCGCAGCGCCGGCCCCACCCGCTACATCGTCGCCGCCGTCGTCGTCGCGGCCATCGCCGTAGCCGGCTTCTTCGCGTTCAACGGCAAGTCCAGCGTGCCGGACGCAACGTTCACGCTGCTGTCGGGCCAGAAGGTCTCGACCGCAGGCGACCTGAAAGGCAAGGTTTATCTCGTGAACTTCTGGGCGACGAGCTGCGCGACCTGCATGCAGGAAATGCCGCAGATGGTCGATACCTATAACCGCTTCAAGGGTCAGGGGCTGGAATTCGTCGCGGTCGCGATGAACTACGATCCGCCGATGTACGTCGCCAACTACGCGCAAACCCGCCAGCTGCCGTTCAAGGTCGCACTCGACGACGGCAGCGTCGCGAAGCAGTTCGGCAACGTGCAGCTCACGCCGACCACGTTCGTCGTCGACAAGAACGGCAAGATCCTGAAGCGCTATGTCGGCGCGCCGCAATTCGCGGAACTCGACGCGCTGCTCAAGAAGGCGCTCGACAGCAACGCGGCCTGA
- a CDS encoding YifB family Mg chelatase-like AAA ATPase — MSLAVVRSRAPASGRAPDVTVEVHLANGLPSFSIVGLPDLEVRESRERVRAALQNCGFEFPVRRITVNLAPADLPKESGRFDLPIALGILAANGQIPADALAGREFAGELSLTGALRPMRGAFAMACGAARDWQAGTVGSTSGMDSGPDSAEATCPAATLRAPELYLPLDSAAEAALVPGVTVFGARDLPALCAHLAGTPDGRLEPVAAPCLDGLPAPAAPDLADVIGQRGARRALEVAAAGGHHMLMVGPPGAGKSMLAARLAGLLPPLTDDEALTSAALLSASRLGFSPAQWRRRPFRAPHHSSSAAALVGGRNPPQPGEITLAHLGVLFLDELPEFDRHVLEMLREPLEAGRITISRAAQQADFPAACQLIAAMNPCPCGWHGDPSGRCRCSPDVAARYLRKLSGPLLDRIDIQIDLPALSPAELSTRATAPGESSATVAARVAQARALQLGRQGKTNHMLSGRETDDLCRPTDEGERLLREAGERFGWSARAYFRVLKVARTIADLAGDPLPTAAQIAEAIRYRRALTAL; from the coding sequence ATGTCGCTCGCCGTGGTGCGCAGTCGCGCGCCCGCGTCCGGCCGTGCGCCGGACGTCACCGTCGAAGTCCACCTTGCCAACGGGTTGCCGTCGTTCTCGATCGTCGGCCTGCCCGATCTCGAAGTCCGCGAGAGTCGCGAGCGCGTACGCGCCGCGCTGCAGAACTGCGGATTCGAATTTCCGGTGCGCCGCATCACCGTCAACCTCGCGCCGGCCGACCTGCCGAAGGAATCGGGCCGGTTCGACCTGCCGATCGCGCTCGGCATCCTTGCCGCGAACGGCCAGATCCCGGCCGACGCGCTGGCCGGCCGCGAATTCGCGGGCGAACTGTCGCTGACCGGCGCGCTGCGGCCGATGCGCGGCGCGTTCGCGATGGCGTGCGGCGCAGCGCGGGACTGGCAGGCGGGCACCGTCGGCTCAACTTCAGGGATGGATTCTGGCCCCGATTCCGCCGAAGCGACCTGCCCGGCGGCAACGTTGCGCGCACCCGAGCTGTACCTGCCGCTCGACAGCGCGGCTGAAGCCGCGCTCGTGCCGGGCGTCACCGTGTTCGGCGCGCGCGACCTGCCCGCGCTGTGCGCGCACCTCGCCGGTACACCGGACGGGCGCCTCGAGCCGGTCGCGGCGCCGTGCCTCGACGGGCTGCCGGCGCCGGCCGCGCCCGATCTCGCGGACGTGATCGGCCAGCGCGGCGCCCGGCGCGCGCTGGAAGTCGCCGCGGCGGGCGGCCATCACATGCTGATGGTCGGGCCGCCAGGGGCCGGCAAGTCGATGCTGGCCGCGCGGCTGGCCGGCCTCCTGCCGCCGCTGACCGACGACGAGGCGCTGACGTCCGCCGCCCTCCTTTCCGCGAGCCGTCTCGGCTTTTCGCCCGCGCAGTGGCGCCGGCGGCCATTCCGCGCGCCGCATCACTCGTCGAGCGCCGCCGCGCTGGTCGGCGGCCGCAATCCGCCGCAGCCGGGCGAGATCACGCTCGCGCACCTCGGCGTGCTGTTCCTCGACGAGTTGCCGGAGTTCGACCGCCACGTGCTCGAGATGCTGCGCGAGCCGCTGGAAGCCGGCCGCATCACGATCTCGCGCGCGGCCCAGCAAGCCGACTTTCCGGCCGCGTGCCAGCTGATCGCCGCGATGAACCCGTGCCCGTGCGGCTGGCATGGCGATCCGTCCGGGCGCTGCCGCTGTTCGCCGGACGTCGCCGCACGCTACCTGCGCAAGCTGTCGGGGCCGCTCCTCGACCGCATCGACATCCAGATCGACCTGCCCGCGCTGTCGCCGGCCGAACTCTCGACCCGCGCGACCGCGCCCGGCGAGTCGAGCGCCACGGTGGCCGCGCGGGTCGCGCAGGCGCGCGCACTGCAGCTCGGCCGGCAGGGCAAGACGAATCACATGCTGAGCGGCCGCGAGACCGACGACCTGTGCCGGCCGACGGATGAAGGCGAGCGGCTGTTGCGCGAGGCTGGCGAGCGCTTCGGCTGGTCGGCGCGCGCGTATTTCCGCGTGCTGAAGGTCGCGCGGACGATCGCCGACCTGGCCGGCGACCCGCTGCCGACGGCCGCGCAGATCGCCGAAGCGATCCGCTACCGGCGCGCCTTGACGGCGCTCTGA
- a CDS encoding accessory factor UbiK family protein, with protein sequence MKQPSDVFNDLQSRVSDLLKNSPAKDVERNVKAMLSQGFSKLDLVTREEFDTQAQVLARTRVRLEELEKRVAELEQKLAAPQA encoded by the coding sequence ATGAAGCAACCCAGCGACGTTTTCAACGATCTGCAGTCGCGCGTCAGCGACCTGCTGAAAAACTCGCCGGCCAAGGACGTCGAGCGCAACGTGAAGGCCATGCTGTCGCAAGGCTTCTCGAAACTCGATCTCGTCACGCGCGAGGAATTCGACACGCAGGCACAGGTGCTCGCCCGCACCCGCGTGCGCCTCGAGGAACTCGAAAAGCGCGTCGCGGAACTCGAGCAGAAGCTCGCAGCGCCGCAGGCCTGA
- a CDS encoding P-II family nitrogen regulator — protein sequence MKLITAIIKPFKLDETREALSALGVSGITVTEVKGFGRQKGHTELYRGAEYVVDFLPKMKIEAAVSDDLVDQAVEAIERAARTGKIGDGKIFVTPIEQVIRIRTGETGADAL from the coding sequence ATGAAACTCATTACCGCAATCATCAAGCCGTTCAAGCTCGATGAGACACGCGAAGCGCTGTCGGCGCTCGGAGTCTCGGGCATCACGGTGACGGAGGTGAAAGGGTTCGGGCGCCAGAAGGGGCACACCGAGCTGTACCGCGGCGCCGAATACGTGGTCGATTTCCTGCCGAAGATGAAGATCGAGGCGGCCGTGTCCGACGATCTCGTCGACCAGGCGGTCGAGGCGATCGAGCGGGCCGCGCGTACCGGCAAGATCGGCGACGGCAAGATCTTCGTCACGCCGATCGAACAGGTGATCCGGATTCGCACCGGGGAGACCGGCGCTGACGCGCTGTAA
- a CDS encoding ammonium transporter, producing the protein MRKLLMSLLMAGSLIAAGVGPALADDAASAAAASAPAATASDASSAAAPAASAPAATDASAAAAAAPASGAADASAAAAASAPAAPAAPTAPFSVDSSKISAGDTAWMLTSTALVLFMTIPGLALFYAGMVRKKNVLATVMQSFAITAVITVLWTVVGYSLAFTPGNGFIGGLSRAFLHGMNYIHGDKATTLTVSHLAPTIPESVYFVYQMTFAIITPALICGAFADRMKFSAMLVFMTLWSLIVYVPIAHMVWEPTGWLSSDGVLDFAGGTVVHINAGIAGLVSCLVLGKRVGYGRESMAPHNLVLTMIGGSMLWVGWFGFNAGSAVAADGRAGFAMLTTQVATACAALGWMFAEWIAKGKPSVLGIVSGAVAGLVAITPAAGFVGVTGALVIGIAAGVVCFWSATWLKSKLGYDDSLDAFGVHGVGGILGALLTGVFAVKDIGGADGSLLLQAKGVLITLVYSGVLSFVLLKLIDLTMGLRVSEEEEREGLDVILHGEHVE; encoded by the coding sequence ATGCGCAAACTTCTGATGTCCCTGCTGATGGCCGGCTCGCTGATCGCGGCCGGCGTCGGCCCCGCGCTCGCCGACGACGCGGCGTCCGCCGCGGCTGCGTCCGCACCCGCCGCAACGGCTTCCGATGCATCGTCCGCCGCTGCGCCCGCCGCATCGGCGCCGGCCGCAACGGATGCCTCCGCCGCCGCGGCAGCCGCCCCGGCTTCGGGCGCCGCCGACGCATCGGCCGCTGCCGCCGCATCGGCACCGGCCGCACCCGCCGCGCCGACCGCGCCGTTCTCCGTCGATTCGTCGAAGATCAGTGCGGGCGACACCGCGTGGATGCTGACCTCCACCGCGCTCGTGCTGTTCATGACGATCCCCGGCCTCGCGCTGTTCTACGCCGGCATGGTCCGCAAGAAGAACGTGCTCGCGACCGTGATGCAGAGCTTCGCGATCACCGCGGTGATCACGGTGCTGTGGACGGTGGTCGGCTACAGCCTCGCGTTCACGCCGGGCAACGGCTTCATCGGCGGCCTGTCGCGCGCGTTCCTGCACGGAATGAATTACATCCACGGCGACAAGGCGACGACGCTGACCGTCAGCCACCTCGCGCCGACGATTCCGGAATCGGTCTACTTCGTCTACCAGATGACGTTCGCGATCATCACGCCGGCGCTGATCTGCGGCGCGTTCGCCGATCGCATGAAGTTCTCGGCGATGCTCGTGTTCATGACGCTCTGGTCGCTGATCGTCTATGTGCCGATCGCGCACATGGTGTGGGAACCGACCGGCTGGCTGTCGTCGGACGGCGTGCTCGACTTCGCGGGTGGCACCGTCGTGCACATCAACGCCGGTATCGCAGGCCTCGTGTCGTGCCTGGTGCTCGGCAAGCGCGTCGGTTACGGCCGTGAATCGATGGCGCCGCACAACCTCGTGCTGACGATGATCGGCGGCTCGATGCTGTGGGTCGGCTGGTTCGGCTTCAACGCGGGCTCCGCAGTCGCGGCCGACGGCCGTGCCGGCTTCGCGATGCTGACCACGCAAGTGGCGACCGCCTGCGCGGCGCTCGGCTGGATGTTTGCCGAGTGGATCGCGAAGGGCAAGCCGTCGGTGCTCGGCATCGTGTCGGGCGCGGTCGCGGGTCTCGTCGCGATCACGCCGGCCGCCGGCTTCGTCGGCGTGACGGGCGCACTCGTGATCGGTATCGCGGCGGGCGTCGTGTGCTTCTGGTCGGCCACGTGGCTCAAGTCGAAGCTCGGCTACGACGATTCGCTCGATGCGTTCGGCGTGCACGGTGTGGGCGGGATTCTCGGCGCGCTGCTGACCGGCGTGTTCGCGGTCAAGGACATCGGCGGCGCCGACGGCAGCCTGCTGCTGCAGGCCAAGGGCGTGCTGATCACGCTGGTCTACAGCGGCGTGCTGAGCTTCGTGCTGCTGAAGCTGATCGACCTGACGATGGGCTTGCGCGTGTCCGAAGAGGAAGAGCGCGAAGGCCTCGACGTGATCCTGCACGGCGAGCATGTCGAATAA